In one Haloplanus salinus genomic region, the following are encoded:
- a CDS encoding acyl-CoA thioesterase, translated as MPVTVEGSYVESVERVQPSQANNYGNAHGGEVVKLMDELAAIAAMGVAGETCVTAHIGSADFRSPIAVGDVIELSAYVYETGESSLQVRVDAEARDPRATDLRRTTAACFTMVAVDDDGDPVPVPSVTADTERGRELVASAPC; from the coding sequence ATGCCCGTCACCGTCGAGGGGTCGTACGTCGAATCGGTCGAGCGCGTCCAGCCGAGTCAGGCGAACAACTACGGCAACGCCCACGGCGGCGAAGTAGTCAAGCTCATGGACGAACTCGCCGCCATCGCGGCGATGGGGGTAGCCGGGGAGACGTGCGTGACCGCACACATCGGCAGCGCCGACTTTCGGTCGCCCATCGCCGTCGGCGACGTCATCGAACTGTCGGCGTACGTCTACGAAACCGGCGAGAGCAGCCTGCAAGTGCGCGTCGACGCCGAGGCCCGCGACCCCCGGGCCACCGACTTGCGGCGCACCACCGCGGCGTGTTTCACCATGGTCGCCGTCGACGACGACGGCGATCCGGTGCCGGTGCCGTCGGTGACCGCCGACACCGAGCGTGGGCGCGAACTGGTCGCGAGCGCGCCCTGTTAG